The DNA region GCCCGCGAGCACGCTGCGCGCGGTCGCGGAACGGCCGCGGCGCGCGATCCAGGACCACGCGTGACGGGGAGAGGTGCGGAACGACCGGGAGGACCGGGTGGACATGGCATCGAGGATAGCCACTGCGCACGGCATGCCTGTTACGTCCGGATGTCCAACTGTGGGCCGTACGGGACGGATTCGGGACGGGACCGATGCGTACGGCTGCTACGGGTACGGGCGGGCCCGGTGCGTCCGCCACGGGGCCCGCGACGCGTCCGCTACGGGTCCGCTGCCGGTCCCGGTGCCGGGTCCGCGGGAAGCGGCGCCGCTCATCCCGGATGTGAAGCGTCGCGGAGGTGACGTGTGGTGCCGGAGAAGCGTGACAATGGCCGGCATGAGGACTGTCACCCTGATCGGGAAGCCCGGATGCCATCTCTGTGACGTCGCCCGCGATGTGATCGTGCGGGTCTGCGCCGAGACGGGAGCCTCCTGGGAGGAGAAATGCATCGAGGACGACCAGGAGTTGTACCGCAAGTACTGGGAGCAGATCCCGGTCGTCCTGGTCGACGGTGCGCAGCACGACTTCTGGCGGGTGGACCCCCAGCGGCTGCGCAGAGCACTGGAGAGCTAGGGCGCTGAGGAGCCAGGCCTCCTGCCGGGCACGCCCGCCGTCGGTCGCGTACGACGCCGTGTGCGGGGCCGCGTACGGGCCGGGAACGGGCTGCGTACGGGGTGTGCGGGCGCCGTTCGCCGTGTCCCGTACGGCAGTTGGGGCGAGGGGGGAAGAGCCGCCGCCGTCGGGCGGTATGTGAGGAGTGACGTGTGTCGCGTCTGTCGCATGTGGCACCGGTCACGTTGACCGGGCAAATCGGACTCCATCTTTGTGCACGCGTTCACAAAGGCATAGCCTTGTCGCGATGGAGCGTTCGGGACGCGCGGTTCGCGCGGGAGCGCTCACCGCTTCGCGCAACCGGCAGGAGCACCGTGGCAACTGGCCGAAACCACCGACCGGCGACGACCCGGAGCCGAGGGATCCCCGAGGCCACCGTCGCCCGGCTACCGCTGTATCTGCGGGCCCTGACCGCGCTCTCCGAGCGCTCGGTGCCCACGGTCTCCTCGGAGGAACTGGCCGCGGCGGCGGGGGTGAACTCGGCCAAGCTGCGCAAGGACTTCTCCTACCTCGGCTCCTACGGCACCCGCGGCGTCGGCTACGACGTCGAATACCTCGTCTACCAGATCTCGCGTGAGCTGGGCCTCACACAGGACTGGCCAGTCGTGATCGTCGGTATCGGAAACCTCGGTGCCGCCCTCGCCAACTACGGGGGCTTCGCCTCACGCGGGTTCCGGGTGGCCGCCCTCATCGACGCCGACCCCTCGCTCACCGGAAGGCTCGTGGCGGGCATCGAGGTCCAGCACACGGACGGGCTGGAGCAGATCATCGACGAGAGCGGCGTCTCCATCGGCGTCATCGCCACCCCCGCGGGCTCCGCGCAGCAGGTGTGCGACAGGCTCGTCGCCGCCGGAATCACCTCCATCCTCAACTTCGCGCCGACCGTGCTGTCCGTGCCCGACGGCGTGGACGTGAGGAAGGTCGACCTCTCCATCGAGTTGCAGATCCTCGCCTTCCACGAGCAGCGCAAGGCCGGCGAGGAGGCCCCCGAGGAGGAGGAGACCGCGCCTCCCGCGGCGCCTCCCGCGGCCGCGGTCAGCAAGCGTCCCGAGCCGGGATCTGACGGGGACCGCCCCGCCGTGATGCCCGCATGAGCCTGCTGGTCGTCGGTCTGAGCCACCGCAGCGCGCCCGTGAGCGTGCTGGAGCGTGCGGTGCTCGCACCCCGCGTACGCGAGAAGCTGCTTCAGGACGCCGTGAGCGCCGAGCCCGCGGCGGAGGCCGCCGTGCTCTCCACCTGCAACCGCATCGAGCTGTACGCCGACGTCGACAAGTTCCACGCCGGTGTCGGCGAGTTGTCGACGCTGCTCGCCAGGCACAGCGGCGTCGGCCTCGACGAACTCACGCCGCATCTGTACGTCCACTACGAGGACCGGGCGGTGCACCACCTGTTCTCGGTGGCCTGCGGCCTGGACTCGATGGTCGTCGGCGAGGGCCAGATCCTCGGACAGATCAAGGACGCGCTCGCCGCCGCCCAGGACCAGCACACCGCCGGGCGGCTGCTGAACGACCTCTTCCAGCAGGCGCTGCGCACCGGCAAGCGCGCGCACAGCGAGACCGGCATCGACAAGGCCGGGCAGTCGCTGGTGACGTTCGGGCTTCAGCAGCTCGCCCGGCCCGAGCCGGTCGAAGAGTGGGTGCGCGGCAAGCGTGCGCTGGTCATCGGCGCGGGTTCGATGTCGTCGCTGGCCGCTACGACTCTCGCGCGGGCCGGTGTGGCCGAACTGGTGATCGCCAACAGGACCCTGGACCGCGCCGAGCGGCTGGCCTCCGGGCTGGCCCCCGGGCTCGCCGCGGGCGCCGCACCCGCCGCGGCGCTGACCGCCGGGCACGGCCCCCGTGCGCACGCCCTCCCGATCGACGGGCTCGCCGCCGAGCTGCCCCGCGCCGACATCGTCGTCTCCTGCACCGGCGCGACGGGTCTCGTACTCACCGAGGAGGCCGTGCGGGAGGCGCTGAAGGACCGGTCGGCCTCGGGAGGCGGCGAGACGGCGCTGCTCGACCTGGCCATGCCCCGCGACATCGACGCGGCCGTCCACGGCACCGAGGGCGCACGCCTCGTCGACATCGAACTGCTCGCGGAGGTCTCCGCGGACGCGCCGCTGGCTGCGGACGTCGACGCCGTGCGGACCATCGTGCGCGAGGAGGTCGCCGCGTTCGGCGCCGCGCAGCGGGCCGCGACGATCACACCGACCGTCGTCGCCCTGCGCACCATGGCCGCCGACGTCGTCGCGTCCGAGATGGCACGCCTGGAAGGCCGCCTCCAGGACCTCGACGACAAGCAACGCGCGGAGATCACCCAGACCGTGCGACGCGTCGTGGACAAGCTGCTCCACGCGCCGACCGTACGGGCCAAGCAGCTCGCAGGTGAGCCCGGCGGCGCCGGATACGCCGACGCCCTGCGCGAGTTGTTCGACCTCGACCCGCAGACGGTCGCCGCCGTCAGCAGCCCCGTGTCGCCCGGCGTACCGGAGCCCACTCAGTCCCCGGAACGCCGCGGCGACGGCCCCCAGGGCGAGCAGAACGAGAAAGCAGGCGCCCCCGAGCCGCAAGCCCACGAGCGGTACGCGGCCGGGCGCGACGAGGTGAGCACATGAGCAACATCCCAGCGAACGCCCTCCGGTTGGGCACCCGGCGCAGCAAGCTCGCCATGGCCCAGTCGGGCCTCGTGGCGGAGCAGGCGCGCCGGGTCACCGGCCGGCCCGTGGAGCTGGTCGAGATCACGACGTACGGCGACACCAGCAGGGAACACCTCGCGCAGATCGGCGGCACCGGCGTCTTCGTCACGGCGCTGCGCGACGCGCTGCTCGGCGGCCGTATCGACTTCGCGGTGCACTCGCTGAAGGACCTCCCCACCGCGCAGCCCCCGGAGCTGACACTGGCCGCGGTGCCCCGCCGGGCCGACCCGCGGGACGTGCTGATCGCCCGCGACGGGCTCCGCTTCGAGGAGCTCGCCGCGAGCGTGCGCACCACCGGCAGGCCCGCCCGTATCGGCACGGGCTCGCCCCGGCGCATGTCGCAGCTCGCCGCCTGGGCCCGCAGCCTCTCCGTGAAGGTCGACACGGTGCCGATCCGCGGGAATATCGACACGCGCATCGGGTATGTGCGCTCAGGCGAACTCGACGCCGTGGTGCTCGCAGCAGCCGGGATGGAACGCACCGGACGCCTCGACGAGGTCACCGAACTGCTCAGCCCCGACGCCCTGCTGCCGGCCCCCGGCCAGGGGGCACTCGCCGTCGAGTGCGCATCGGCCGACGTACATCTGGCCACCCAGCTCGCCGAGCTCGACGACCCGCACACGCGGGCCGCCGTGACCGCCGAGCGAACCCTGCTCGCCGCCTTGGAAGCCGGTTGCAGCGCCCCCGTGGGCGCGCTCGCCGACCTGCTTGGCGACGGGCAGGCTGTCACCGAAATGCGCCTGCGCGGCGTCGTCGGAACCATCGACGGCGAGACGCTGGTGCAGCTGTCCACCACCGGTCCCGTACCGGCGTCCGCGGAGGGCGCAGCGACCCCGGAGAAGATGGGGCGCGAGCTCGCCGACGAGATGCTCGCCAAAGGCGCGGCCGGTCTGATGGGGGAGCGAGCACTTTGAGCCCCACCACTGCCCACAACTCGACAACTCAGCACCTCTACGGCGCACATGGACACGTCACCTTCCTCGGCGCCGGTCCCGGCGACCCGGGTCTGCTGACGCTGCGCGCCGTCGAGGCGCTGGCACAGGCAGACGTGCTTGTCGCCGACCCGCAGGTGTACGACGTCGTCCGCAGCCATGCGCGGGCAGGGGTGGACACTCCGCTCCGGTTGGAAGACGGGGCGAAGCAGGACCCGAAAGCCGACGGGACGCCGGCGGGCACCGCGAACGGTGCAGCAGATCTTGCCATGGCCGCCGCACGGTCCGGCAAGCGGGTCGTGAGGGCGGTCACGGGCGATCCCGGCCTGGACGCCGACGCGGCACGCGAGATGCTGGCGTGCGCCGGAGAGGGCATCCCGTTCGAGGTGGTGCCCGGCATCGCGACGGCGGTGGGCGTGCCCGCGTACGCGGGCATCCCGCTGCGCGACGGCCACGGCACCGACGTCCGCTTCATCGACGCCGCCACGGCCGACGACAGATGCTGGACGGAGGTCGGCGCGAGCGACGCGACCGTCGTCGTCTCCACGACGCTGGACTCCGTCGTCTCCGTCGCCGGTGAACTCGTCGCGGGGGGCCGCAAGCCCGAGACGCCGCTCACCGTCACCGTCGCCGGCACCACCACCCGGCAGCGCACCTGGAGCGCCACGCTCGGCACCATGGGCCAGGTCCTGAAGTCCGCGAAGGTGCTGCCGTCCTCGGACGGCGGGCAGCCCGTGATAGCCGTGGTCGGGGAGCGCGGTGCGGCGGCGGAGCGTCAGCGCCTGGCGTGGTTCGAGTCCAAGCCGCTGTTCGGCTGGCAGGTGCTGGTGCCGCGTACGAAGGAGCAGGCGGAGTCGCTCTCCGACCAGTTGCGCAGCTACGGCGCGGTGCCCGCGGAGGTCCCGACCATCGCCGTCGAACCGCCGCGTACGCCGCAGCAGATGGAGCGAGCGGTCAAGGGCCTTGTCACGGGCCGGTACGAGTGGATCGCCTTCACGTCGGTCAACGCGGTCAAGGCGGTGCGGGAGAAGTTCGAGGAGTACGGGCTGGACGCTCGCGCCTTCGCGGGGATCAAGGTCGCCGCGGTCGGCGAGCAGACGGCGAAGGCCCTCGTGGAGTTCGGTGTGAAGCCGGATCTGGTGCCCAGCGGCGAGCAGTCCGCGGCGGGCCTGCTGGAGGACTGGCCGCCCTACGACCCGGTGTTCGACCCCATCGACCGCGTCTTCCTGCCGCGTGCCGACATCGCCACCGAGACCCTGGTGGCCGGGCTGATCGAGCTGGGCTGGGAGGTCGACGACGTCACCGCGTACCGGACGGTGCGGGCCTCGCCGCCCCCGGCCGAGACGCGGGAGGCCATCAAGGGCGGCGGCTTCGACGCGGTGCTGTTCACCTCGTCGTCCACGGTGCGCAATCTCGTCGGCATCGCGGGCAAGCCGCACAACGTGACCGTCATCGCCTGCATCGGGCTTACCACCGCGAAGACCGCGGAGGAGCACGGGCTGCGTGTGGACGTGATGTCGCCGGAGCCTTCGGTGCACAAACTGGCCGAGGCGCTCGCGGACTTCGGAGCGGAGCGCCGGGCGGAGGCCCTGGCGGCAGGCGATGTGGTGAAGCGGCCGAGCGAGAAGCGCCCGGCCAGGAGGAGGGCACGTTCGTCGTGACTACGCAGTTCCCCGGAGGTCCCGCTTACGCGACGGGCGTGGGCGGCTTTCCCGCCGCGCGGCCGCGCCGCCTCCGTACGACGCCGGCGATGCGCCGCATGGTCGCCGAACACCGGCTGCACCCGGCGCAGTTGATCCTTCCCGTCTTCGTCCGTGACGGCATCGGCGAGCCGGTGCCCGTCTCGTCCATGCCGGGCGTCGTGCAGCACACCAGGGAGACGCTGAAGAAGGCGGCGCACGAGGCGGTACGCGCGGGCGTCGGCGGATTCATGATCTACGGCGTCCCGAAGGAGGAGGACAAGGACGCGGTCGGCAGCGCGGGCACCGACCCCGACGGCATCCTCCAGGTCGCGCTGCGGGACGTGAGGGCCGAGGTCGGCGACGACATCGTGATCATGTCGGATCTGTGCCTGGACGAGACGACGGACCACGGCCACTGCGGAGTGCTGGACGCCGAGGGCCGCGTCGACAACGACGCGACGCTGGAGCGCTACGCCGAGATGGCGTGCGTACAGGCCGAGGCGGGCGCCCATGTGCTGGGCCCCAGCGGCATGATGGACGGCCAGATCGGCTTCGTGCGCCGCGCGCTCGACGAGGCGGGCCACCGGGACGTGTCCTTGTTCGCCTACACCGCGAAGTACGCCTCCGCCTTCTACGGTCCGTTCCGCGAGGCCGTGGGCTCCTCGCTCAAGGGCGACCGCAAGACCTATCAGCAGGACCCGGCCAACGCCCGCGAGGCGCTGCGCGAGCTGTCCCTGGACGCCGCCGAGGGCGCCGACATGGTGATGGTCAAGCCGGGCCTGCCGTATCTGGACGTGCTGCGCGACTTCGCCGAGCGTGCCGAAGTCCCCGTCGGCGTCTATCAGATCTCCGGTGAGTACGCGATGGTCGAGGCCGCCGCGCAGAACGGCTGGATCGACCGCGACCGCGCGATCATGGAGACCCTTACGAGCTTCAAGCGCGCGGGCGCGAACCTGATCCTCACCTACTGGGCGACGGAGGCCGCGGGGCGGCTGTAGGGCGGCGCCTGCTCTTCATGGCTTCTACCGCTCGCAACCACGGCATCAGCCCCATGCGGCAGGCCGCTGAGGCGGCCGAGGAGGCCACCGGGCTGCGCGCAGAGATCATCTGGGGAGTGCTGATGATGTCGCGCGCCCCCGCGCTTCAAACATGCGCGGGTCATCAACGTGGTCAACGAGCAGTTGATGTCCGCCCTGCCGGAGGGGCTTGAGGCGTTCCAAGTCGCTTCTGTCGCCCTCCCGAACGACCCGGACGACTACGCGACCCCGGACCTCCTCGTCGGTGATGCCGCTCTCGGGGAGTCGGACGACTGGCTCGCGGAGCCGGGCAGCGTCGCCTTCGTCCTCGAAGTCGTCTCCAAGAGCAACAGCACGAAGGACACCCGGGAGATGGTCCGCTGGTACGCCGAGGCAGGCATCCCGTCGTACCTGGTGATCGATCCCCGTGACGGCACCTGGACGCTGTACACCGAGCCCCGCCAGGGCGAATACCAAGGGTCGCTGCACAAGCGTTACGGGGACGACGTCGTGTTGAGCGACCTCGGGGTCAAGCTGTCGACTGACTCTCTTCCCAGGTACGCCGAAGACTCCTGACGGCCCGCGACTTGGCGACCGCCGAGCGGAACGGGCCGCCGGTCAGGGCTTGCGGCCGATGCCCGCGTAGAAGAAGGCGTCCTCGTCGGTGATGCCGGAGGGGCCGTCGGGGCGCCAGCGGTGGGTCGTAGTGAGGCCCGGCTCGATCAGTTCCGTGCCCTCGAAGAAGCGGAGCACCTCCGACTTGGTGCGTATCTGGGCCGGGGTGCCGCTCTGCCGGTAGACGTCGACGGCCTTCTGGGCGGCGGGGTTGAAGTCGGGGGTGGCGTGGGAGAGGACCAGGAAGCTGCCCGGGGCGAGGCGTTCGACCATGCGGTGCACGATCTCCACGGGCTTGTGCTCGTCGGGGAGGAAGTGCGTGACGGCGAGCATCGACAGCGCCAACGGACGCTCCAGGTCGATGACTTCGCGAAGGCCCGGGGAGTCGAGGATGTCGTCGTGCCGCAGATCGGCGTGGACGTAGGCGGTGCGGCCCTCGGGGCTGCTGAGCGTGAGCGCGTCGGTGTACTCCAGCACCGTCGGGTCGTTGTCCGCGTAGACGACGTGTGACTCCGGAGCG from Streptomyces marispadix includes:
- a CDS encoding glutaredoxin family protein, whose amino-acid sequence is MRTVTLIGKPGCHLCDVARDVIVRVCAETGASWEEKCIEDDQELYRKYWEQIPVVLVDGAQHDFWRVDPQRLRRALES
- a CDS encoding redox-sensing transcriptional repressor Rex, whose product is MATGRNHRPATTRSRGIPEATVARLPLYLRALTALSERSVPTVSSEELAAAAGVNSAKLRKDFSYLGSYGTRGVGYDVEYLVYQISRELGLTQDWPVVIVGIGNLGAALANYGGFASRGFRVAALIDADPSLTGRLVAGIEVQHTDGLEQIIDESGVSIGVIATPAGSAQQVCDRLVAAGITSILNFAPTVLSVPDGVDVRKVDLSIELQILAFHEQRKAGEEAPEEEETAPPAAPPAAAVSKRPEPGSDGDRPAVMPA
- a CDS encoding glutamyl-tRNA reductase → MSLLVVGLSHRSAPVSVLERAVLAPRVREKLLQDAVSAEPAAEAAVLSTCNRIELYADVDKFHAGVGELSTLLARHSGVGLDELTPHLYVHYEDRAVHHLFSVACGLDSMVVGEGQILGQIKDALAAAQDQHTAGRLLNDLFQQALRTGKRAHSETGIDKAGQSLVTFGLQQLARPEPVEEWVRGKRALVIGAGSMSSLAATTLARAGVAELVIANRTLDRAERLASGLAPGLAAGAAPAAALTAGHGPRAHALPIDGLAAELPRADIVVSCTGATGLVLTEEAVREALKDRSASGGGETALLDLAMPRDIDAAVHGTEGARLVDIELLAEVSADAPLAADVDAVRTIVREEVAAFGAAQRAATITPTVVALRTMAADVVASEMARLEGRLQDLDDKQRAEITQTVRRVVDKLLHAPTVRAKQLAGEPGGAGYADALRELFDLDPQTVAAVSSPVSPGVPEPTQSPERRGDGPQGEQNEKAGAPEPQAHERYAAGRDEVST
- the hemC gene encoding hydroxymethylbilane synthase, with the protein product MSNIPANALRLGTRRSKLAMAQSGLVAEQARRVTGRPVELVEITTYGDTSREHLAQIGGTGVFVTALRDALLGGRIDFAVHSLKDLPTAQPPELTLAAVPRRADPRDVLIARDGLRFEELAASVRTTGRPARIGTGSPRRMSQLAAWARSLSVKVDTVPIRGNIDTRIGYVRSGELDAVVLAAAGMERTGRLDEVTELLSPDALLPAPGQGALAVECASADVHLATQLAELDDPHTRAAVTAERTLLAALEAGCSAPVGALADLLGDGQAVTEMRLRGVVGTIDGETLVQLSTTGPVPASAEGAATPEKMGRELADEMLAKGAAGLMGERAL
- a CDS encoding uroporphyrinogen-III synthase — its product is MSPTTAHNSTTQHLYGAHGHVTFLGAGPGDPGLLTLRAVEALAQADVLVADPQVYDVVRSHARAGVDTPLRLEDGAKQDPKADGTPAGTANGAADLAMAAARSGKRVVRAVTGDPGLDADAAREMLACAGEGIPFEVVPGIATAVGVPAYAGIPLRDGHGTDVRFIDAATADDRCWTEVGASDATVVVSTTLDSVVSVAGELVAGGRKPETPLTVTVAGTTTRQRTWSATLGTMGQVLKSAKVLPSSDGGQPVIAVVGERGAAAERQRLAWFESKPLFGWQVLVPRTKEQAESLSDQLRSYGAVPAEVPTIAVEPPRTPQQMERAVKGLVTGRYEWIAFTSVNAVKAVREKFEEYGLDARAFAGIKVAAVGEQTAKALVEFGVKPDLVPSGEQSAAGLLEDWPPYDPVFDPIDRVFLPRADIATETLVAGLIELGWEVDDVTAYRTVRASPPPAETREAIKGGGFDAVLFTSSSTVRNLVGIAGKPHNVTVIACIGLTTAKTAEEHGLRVDVMSPEPSVHKLAEALADFGAERRAEALAAGDVVKRPSEKRPARRRARSS
- the hemB gene encoding porphobilinogen synthase codes for the protein MTTQFPGGPAYATGVGGFPAARPRRLRTTPAMRRMVAEHRLHPAQLILPVFVRDGIGEPVPVSSMPGVVQHTRETLKKAAHEAVRAGVGGFMIYGVPKEEDKDAVGSAGTDPDGILQVALRDVRAEVGDDIVIMSDLCLDETTDHGHCGVLDAEGRVDNDATLERYAEMACVQAEAGAHVLGPSGMMDGQIGFVRRALDEAGHRDVSLFAYTAKYASAFYGPFREAVGSSLKGDRKTYQQDPANAREALRELSLDAAEGADMVMVKPGLPYLDVLRDFAERAEVPVGVYQISGEYAMVEAAAQNGWIDRDRAIMETLTSFKRAGANLILTYWATEAAGRL
- a CDS encoding Uma2 family endonuclease produces the protein MSALPEGLEAFQVASVALPNDPDDYATPDLLVGDAALGESDDWLAEPGSVAFVLEVVSKSNSTKDTREMVRWYAEAGIPSYLVIDPRDGTWTLYTEPRQGEYQGSLHKRYGDDVVLSDLGVKLSTDSLPRYAEDS
- a CDS encoding SAM-dependent methyltransferase, which translates into the protein MTGPGAEPPAPIDTSKAHSARMYDYYLGGKDWYPVDQEAAEKVKKVFPFIVLGARANRDFMHRATRTLASEYGIRQFVDVGTGIPTEPNLHQVAQEVAPESHVVYADNDPTVLEYTDALTLSSPEGRTAYVHADLRHDDILDSPGLREVIDLERPLALSMLAVTHFLPDEHKPVEIVHRMVERLAPGSFLVLSHATPDFNPAAQKAVDVYRQSGTPAQIRTKSEVLRFFEGTELIEPGLTTTHRWRPDGPSGITDEDAFFYAGIGRKP